The following proteins are co-located in the Malus sylvestris chromosome 13, drMalSylv7.2, whole genome shotgun sequence genome:
- the LOC126597501 gene encoding uncharacterized protein LOC126597501: MPFPMKIQPIDIDSENLIEPARVDSAKPVLKSRLRRLFDRQFPSVLRISSAHEKQPATEPPPPQQNYNLSKDEGTIGAAAEFEPSSVCLAKMVQNFIEESNEKQPPPKCGRNRCNCFHGNGNDSSDDELDIFGGGFGDSISSGSFGGDASDILKSLIPCVSVSERNLLADTARIVEANKNLKQKDDLRKMVADGLQSLGYDSSTCKSKWEKSSSFPAGEYEYIDVTVEGERLLIDIDFRSEFEVARSTGAYKAVLQSLPYIFVGKSDRLGQIISIVSEAARQSLKKKGMHFPPWRKAEYMRSKWLSPYTRTAVPRPENDTAPASESPAVISDAPTEVDNLSDCGELELIFGEITSQPESHLPLPSPAGNSISGEKAAVAWQPPAIKPKSVERGARIVTGLASLLKEKP; encoded by the exons ATGCCATTTCCGATGAAGATCCAACCGATTGATATCGATTCCGAGAATTTGATCGAGCCGGCCCGGGTCGACTCGGCGAAACCGGTCTTGAAATCGCGGCTCAGGAGGCTCTTTGACCGGCAGTTCCCGAGCGTGCTTAGAATCTCTTCTGCGCATGAGAAGCAGCCTGCTACTGAGCCGCCTCCGCCGCAGCAGAACTACAATCTCAGCAAGGATGAAGGGACCATCGGCGCTGCGGCCGAGTTCGAGCCGAGTTCGGTTTGCTTGGCGAAGATGGTTCAGAATTTCATCGAAGAAAGCAACGAGAAGCAGCCTCCGCCGAAATGTGGACGGAACCGCTGCAATTGTTTTCACGGCAACGGCAATGACAGCTCCGACGACGAGCTCGATATCTTCGGTGGAGGTTTCGGTGATTCAATCTCCTCCGGTTCGTTCGGTGGCGACGCCTCCGATATTCTTAAG AGTCTGATTCCATGCGTGAGCGTCTCGGAGAGAAACCTCCTGGCCGATACGGCGAGGATCGTCGAAGCAAACAAGAATCTCAAACAAAAAGACGATTTGAGGAAGATGGTCGCCGACGGACTGCAATCCCTCGGCTACGATTCCTCCACCTGCAAATCCAAATGGGAGAAATCGTCGTCTTTCCCTGCCG GTGAGTACGAGTATATCGACGTGACGGTAGAGGGGGAAAGGTTGTTGATTGACATTGATTTCCGATCGGAATTTGAGGTCGCTCGATCCACTGGGGCCTACAAGGCCGTCCTCCAATCGCTGCCGTACATTTTTGTCGGAAAATCCGACCGTCTGGGCCAGATCATCTCCATCGTATCGGAGGCAGCCAGACAGAGCCTGAAGAAGAAAGGCATGCACTTCCCTCCGTGGCGGAAAGCCGAGTACATGCGCTCCAAGTGGCTCTCACCCTACACCCGAACCGCCGTTCCCCGTCCAGAAAATGACACCGCTCCGGCGTCGGAGAGCCCAGCGGTAATCTCTGACGCTCCGACCGAGGTCGACAATCTCAGCGATTGCGGTGAACTCGAGTTGATCTTCGGTGAAATCACATCGCAGCCGGAGAGCCATCTTCCGCTACCGTCGCCGGCGGGAAATTCAATTTCAGGTGAGAAGGCGGCGGTGGCTTGGCAGCCGCCTGCGATAAAGCCGAAGAGCGTTGAGAGAGGAGCGAGGATCGTGACCGGATTGGCATCGCTGCTCAAGGAGAAACCTTGA
- the LOC126595301 gene encoding uncharacterized protein LOC126595301 — protein sequence MASSAMKGRAWTRKEDEALCKAYRWISEDSVRGISQTSEGVWTRVSKKYLEFYEGTTPPNTRNHESCSSRWKKHLHPSLNKWHQALSAAARRHESGANYYDEVRQAEELYMEGNSKPFQFHGCWEICKGWVLFEDPPQHRVDPLEAASPSVDMNEDGSPTIQQTRVENPTPSEISLPRAMGRNKARRLREKGKANADYAAQHEVAASFRLLAEQNKIR from the exons atggcctcatctgcaatgaaaggtagggcttggacccgaaaagaagatgaagctctttgcaaggcttatagatggatctcagaagatagtgtgagggggatttctcaaacaagtgaaggtgtttggactcgtgtgtccaaaaaatacttagagttctacgaaggcaccactccaccgaatacccgaaaccacgaaagttgttcttcaagatggaagaaacatcttcatccaagtttgaataaatggcatcaagcactatCAGCAGCAGCACgtagacatgaaagcggcgccaattactatgacgaa gtacgccaagcggaggaattgtatatggagggcaactcaaaaccctttcagtttcacggttgttgggaaatttgtaaagggtgggtgttatttgaagatccacctcaacatagagtGGATCCTTTGGAAGCTGCATCCCCATCTGtagatatgaatgaagatggatctcctaccattcaacaaacaagggtagaaaatccgacTCCGTCCGAAATTTCTttacctagggctatgggacgaaacaaggcccgaaggttgagggaaaagggcaaggcaaatgctgattacgccgctcaacatgaagtggcggCCTCATTTCGATTACTGGCGGAGCAAAAT aaaataagataa